CTCGATCACCCCGAGCTTGTCGGACACCTTCGAGCCACCCAGCACCACGGCGTAAGGCCGCTCGGTGGAACTGGTCAGCTGCTTGAGCACCTTGATCTCGTCGGCGACCAGCTTCCCGGCGTAGTGCGGCAGCAGCGTCGCGACGTCGTACACCGAGGCTTGCTTGCGGTGCACTACCCCGAACCCGTCGGACACGAAAGCCCCACCGGGCGAGACCAATTCGGCGAGTTGCTTGGCCAGGGCCAGGCGTTCGTCGTCGTCCTTGCTGGTTTCGCGCTTGTCGAAGCGGATGTTCTCCAGCAGCAGGATGTCGCCGTCGGTGAGGCCCTCGGCGCGGGCCAGCGCGTCCGTGCCGACCACGTCGCCGGCCAGTTGCACATGCCTGCCCAGTTGCTCACCGAGCGCCGCCGCAACCGGCGCCAGCGAGAACTTCGGCTCGGGCCCGTCTTTGGGGCGACCGAGATGCGCGGTGACGACCAGTTTGGCGCCGGCATCCAGCAGTGCTTTGAGCGTCGGCACCGAGGCGGTGATCCGCCCGGCGTCGGTGATGTTGCCGTCATCGTCGAGCGGCACGTTCAGGTCGGAGCGCACCAGCACGCCGCGACCCGAAACACCTTCGGCGAGAAGGTCTTCCAGAGTTGGGACGCTCACGGCTAGAGCGACTTGCCGACGAGGCCGACCAGGTCGATGAGGCGGTTGGAGTAACCCCATTCGTTGTCGTACCAGGCCACCACCTTCGCCGAGTGGTCGATCACCTTGGTCAGGCCGGAGTCGAAGATCGAGCTGTGCGGATCGGTGACGATGTCGCTGGA
The nucleotide sequence above comes from Mycobacterium kiyosense. Encoded proteins:
- the pgk gene encoding phosphoglycerate kinase, translating into MLVRSDLNVPLDDDGNITDAGRITASVPTLKALLDAGAKLVVTAHLGRPKDGPEPKFSLAPVAAALGEQLGRHVQLAGDVVGTDALARAEGLTDGDILLLENIRFDKRETSKDDDERLALAKQLAELVSPGGAFVSDGFGVVHRKQASVYDVATLLPHYAGKLVADEIKVLKQLTSSTERPYAVVLGGSKVSDKLGVIESLATKADSIVIGGGMCFTFLAAQGHSVGKSLLEEDMVQTCRDLLETYHDVLRLPVDIVVTEKFAADSPPQTVDANKIPDELMGLDIGPGSVKRFTTLLSNARTVFWNGPMGVFEFPDYASGTRGVAEAIVAATGKGAFSVVGGGDSAAAVRALGIPEDAFSHISTGGGASLEYLEGKSLPGIEVLTHEQPTGEDL